The following coding sequences are from one Treponema bryantii window:
- the hisF gene encoding imidazole glycerol phosphate synthase subunit HisF, whose protein sequence is MLKKRIIICLDVKDGRTTKGVKFQNNIDIGDPVEMAAEYYRQGVDELVFYDIIASARGRGPILDLISRVAQQVFIPFCVGGGIGTIEDIRSTILAGAEKVSLNSQAVKNPGLITEGAKVFGSQSIVLGMDVRRDPTKPSGFGTTINGGRVDTGLDALEWAKRGVELGAGEIVLNSMDADGTKNGYDIELTRLISENVPVPVIASGGGGTPAHLADALTTGKADAALVASMVHNGTYTVGQIKDELNRNGVPVRL, encoded by the coding sequence ATGCTAAAGAAAAGAATTATTATATGTCTGGATGTAAAGGACGGACGAACTACTAAGGGTGTAAAGTTTCAGAATAATATAGATATCGGCGATCCTGTTGAGATGGCTGCTGAATATTACCGACAGGGCGTTGATGAGCTGGTTTTTTACGATATTATTGCTTCGGCTCGAGGGCGTGGTCCTATTCTTGATTTGATATCGCGCGTTGCTCAGCAGGTTTTCATTCCTTTCTGCGTTGGCGGTGGAATCGGTACTATCGAAGATATCCGCTCTACTATTCTTGCCGGTGCTGAAAAAGTTTCTCTGAATAGTCAGGCTGTAAAGAACCCGGGACTTATTACTGAGGGCGCAAAGGTTTTTGGAAGCCAGAGTATTGTTCTTGGTATGGATGTTCGCCGCGACCCTACAAAACCAAGCGGATTTGGAACTACTATCAACGGTGGCCGCGTAGACACAGGGCTCGATGCTCTTGAATGGGCTAAGCGTGGTGTTGAACTTGGCGCCGGTGAAATTGTATTGAACTCTATGGATGCTGACGGAACAAAGAATGGTTATGATATCGAGCTTACACGTTTGATTTCCGAAAATGTTCCGGTTCCTGTTATTGCCAGTGGCGGCGGCGGTACCCCTGCCCACTTAGCAGACGCACTCACCACAGGAAAGGCAGACGCAGCGCTTGTTGCCAGCATGGTTCACAACGGAACTTATACTGTAGGCCAGATTAAAGATGAATTGAACCGAAACGGTGTTCCTGTTCGTCTTTAA
- the hisH gene encoding imidazole glycerol phosphate synthase subunit HisH, protein MVGIIDFNAGNITSLERALDYLKIPYIRSKNPSELKDCDRFMFPGDGDDAYAMAELKKSGFDEFVREQVAAGKPLLGICVGSQIIFEHSEEGDATCLGLVEGEIKHFYTIEPKMKEDKIKVPHMGWNNISFENGDCPILAGIKNDSDVYFVHSFVICPKDASVVKAYAEYGIKVPSVIQKGNVFACQFHPEKSGVTGLKIIENFCKLGTSC, encoded by the coding sequence ATGGTTGGAATTATTGATTTTAATGCAGGAAATATCACTAGTCTTGAGCGTGCTCTGGATTATCTGAAGATTCCTTATATCCGTTCTAAAAATCCTTCTGAACTGAAAGATTGTGACCGCTTTATGTTCCCTGGCGATGGTGATGATGCCTACGCTATGGCTGAGCTTAAAAAAAGCGGCTTTGATGAATTCGTTCGTGAGCAGGTTGCTGCGGGCAAGCCTCTTCTTGGAATCTGTGTTGGTTCTCAGATTATTTTTGAACATTCTGAAGAAGGCGATGCTACCTGTCTTGGTCTTGTTGAAGGCGAAATCAAACATTTTTATACAATTGAGCCAAAGATGAAGGAAGATAAAATCAAGGTTCCTCACATGGGCTGGAATAACATCAGCTTTGAAAACGGTGACTGCCCTATTCTGGCAGGAATTAAAAATGATTCTGATGTTTACTTTGTTCACTCTTTTGTAATCTGTCCTAAAGATGCATCGGTTGTAAAAGCTTATGCTGAATATGGAATTAAAGTTCCTTCTGTAATTCAGAAAGGAAATGTATTTGCCTGTCAGTTCCACCCGGAAAAAAGTGGTGTGACTGGACTGAAGATTATTGAGAACTTCTGTAAGTTGGGGACATCATGCTAA
- a CDS encoding family 43 glycosylhydrolase, which produces MNKKEYIKGANPYMPLWEHVPDGEPRVFEYNGEKRVYLYGSHDTLKTEYCGTDQVVWSAPVDDLTNWTCHGVCYTSTDGSILYAPDVVQKGDTFYMYAAEAKGSRIMLATSKNPAGPFTNPKLTELAFDPGILVDDDGKVYAFWGFCKQYCAELNDDMCTIKKETLRENVVKHSITPWSPDDGMDDENDAFFEASSPRKLFGKYVFIYSKRYYTHRPQYGVYEDCNGFLSYKYCDTPLGDYKMGGDISFNGGEILPGPDGKNQMSYRWGNNHGSLMEVNGQWYIFYHRQIGTDEYSRQAMLEPVDVAMDKNGRIFVGKITYKDGEPVASEPVEMTSQGAHINGLDARKWISAGYAVHIYGGAKGGYNGGMGGAYIKPVYEKDDNISSPIVDITSNLTVGFRYLQFGANTPKTVTADILAKEDLTVNVRVDDYKGKVIASFDMKKGEKTATVPLTSGVIGKRAVYFEFLSSSKEIIAEFDKFTFD; this is translated from the coding sequence ATGAATAAAAAGGAATATATAAAAGGTGCTAACCCTTATATGCCGCTTTGGGAACATGTTCCAGACGGAGAACCACGAGTTTTTGAATATAATGGAGAAAAGAGAGTTTATCTTTACGGCTCTCACGATACACTTAAAACTGAATATTGTGGAACTGATCAGGTTGTATGGTCTGCCCCAGTTGATGATTTAACTAACTGGACCTGTCACGGTGTATGCTATACTTCTACAGACGGTTCAATTTTGTATGCTCCAGACGTTGTTCAGAAAGGCGATACATTCTATATGTATGCAGCAGAAGCAAAAGGTTCACGCATCATGCTGGCTACAAGTAAGAATCCTGCAGGACCTTTTACAAATCCAAAACTTACAGAACTTGCCTTTGATCCTGGTATTTTAGTTGATGATGATGGCAAGGTTTATGCCTTCTGGGGTTTCTGTAAGCAATACTGTGCAGAGCTCAACGACGATATGTGTACAATTAAAAAGGAAACTCTCCGCGAAAATGTTGTAAAGCACAGTATTACTCCATGGTCCCCAGATGATGGTATGGATGATGAAAATGATGCTTTCTTTGAGGCCTCTTCTCCTCGTAAGCTTTTTGGTAAATATGTTTTCATCTATTCTAAGCGTTACTACACTCACCGCCCACAGTATGGTGTTTACGAAGACTGTAACGGATTCCTTTCTTACAAATACTGCGACACTCCTCTTGGAGATTACAAGATGGGTGGCGATATCAGTTTTAACGGCGGCGAGATTCTTCCTGGTCCTGACGGCAAAAATCAGATGAGCTACCGCTGGGGTAACAACCACGGAAGTCTTATGGAAGTAAACGGCCAGTGGTACATTTTCTATCACCGCCAGATTGGAACTGATGAGTATTCTCGTCAGGCTATGCTTGAACCTGTTGATGTTGCAATGGATAAAAACGGCCGTATTTTTGTTGGAAAGATTACTTACAAGGATGGAGAGCCTGTTGCTTCAGAGCCAGTTGAAATGACATCTCAGGGTGCCCACATCAACGGTCTTGATGCACGCAAGTGGATTTCTGCAGGTTATGCTGTTCATATCTATGGTGGTGCAAAAGGCGGATACAACGGTGGCATGGGCGGCGCTTACATTAAACCTGTTTATGAAAAGGATGATAATATCTCTTCTCCAATCGTTGATATCACAAGCAATTTGACTGTAGGCTTCCGCTATCTTCAGTTTGGTGCAAATACTCCTAAGACTGTTACAGCTGATATTCTTGCAAAAGAAGATTTGACTGTAAATGTTCGCGTTGACGATTATAAGGGCAAGGTTATTGCATCATTTGATATGAAGAAAGGTGAGAAAACAGCAACTGTCCCACTCACTTCTGGTGTGATTGGAAAGCGTGCGGTTTACTTTGAGTTCTTGTCTTCATCAAAAGAAATAATTGCAGAATTTGATAAATTTACATTTGATTAA